Below is a window of Hydrogenimonas sp. DNA.
TGTAGTTTTTGTCGATCTGGTAGATCAGTTCACTGTAAAGCCCCGCCTGATCCTCAGTAGCTGTGCCGTTGTCGTAGGTGCGGTAGAGCAGCTCGCTCTGCCATGTCAAAGCGCTGTAGGCATTCAGGTAGGTTCGTGTAGTGAAATCTGCTCCGTAGAGATCGGTTTCATTGCCTGTCGTGTTTTTCCCGTGGGCGATACTGACACCTCCGAGCAGCGTCGTATCCCCGACATCCGTACTTGATTTAAGATATCCGACATAGAGATTATTCTTTTCGATATCACCGAAACTACGGATATTACTCCCCTGGAGCGCTTCTATACCTGCCATGATGTAGGTATCGGTCGGTGCTACCCACTGCAGTTGGATACCAGGGTCGCTGATGCCGTCCGGGCCCAGCATAGCCTTATAGACAAGCGGCTGTGTATCGAAATGCCAGCTGTGGTGATGCTTGGCATTGATACGCCCGAAATCGCTTTTGAATTTTCCGGCTTTTATACGAAGGCTGTAAGGCAGGCTTCTCGTTGTCACATAGGCCTCTCCTATCTCGAACTCGTTCGGGCGAAGATGAAAATAGGCGGACGCATCGAAATAGGGGTCGACGGCCGAACGGAGAGAGAGCTCCGCATAATTGAGGTTGAAACCTCTGTTCTTGTTGAAAGGCAGATCCCCGTCGCCTGCCGGGATAAACCCGGGAATGGCGAAATTTTCGTATGAACTATTGTCGACATTGCGGCTTACGGCCGAACTGTTTAGAACAAGGGCGATATCTGGCAGAAAAGCGCCCTGGTTGAATGATGCCGAGTAGGTATCGGCCCGGGCCATTTTGGCTTTCAGTTCGTTTGACTGCCTCTTCTTATCCCGGTTTTCAAGCTCTTCAACACGCTGTTTCAGCGCTTCGATTAGCTGCAGCTGATTTTTCATCTGCAGCTTCAACTGCTCCATGTCACTGCCGCCGGCATAGAGTGCAGCGGCGGCAATCATGGAGATGATAAATGTTTTTTTCATAGATTGCTCCTGATTTTCTCATGTTATGGTCGGTTGTGATTGTCGGAAAAAATCAGGAGAGAGGAGGAGCGCGTGCGAAAACACTTTCGGGCCTTGAAGAGAGCCTCAATGTGACAAAGCGGGTTACGACCGGATCGGAGTGCGCATCGATCTCCTGCAGAGACAGGGTGGCGGGGGTATCAGCCACTGAGAGGTTCGACTGTAAAACGCAGACAGGGCAGTCGTTATGGGTTTTGAGGTCATTGTGGTGGTGCAGCGCGGAAAACAGCGTCACCGCCAGCAGCACTGTACTGAGAAGTTTTCTGAAAAGCCCGCTATCTATCATGGCTGGAATTATACCACGGAAGAGATCGGCAGGTTAACTATGTAACAACCTGGAAACCGGACACTATAATTCAAAACCTGAAATAGATGGAGAGTTGATCGGCGAGATCTGCCGGAATTTCGATTTCCATATGGCAAAGTGTGCCAGTAAAACCTCTCCTGTAAGAGGAGAACGAACCATCTTTTTTAGACTCTCCTTACCTCTCTCGCCAATTTAACTTCTCTTGCAAAAGAGTGGAATATTCTGCGGCTGTGCCACTGGTAGGGCATGAACTCAGGGTGCCACTGAAGTCCCGTAATACGCGGCTCTTCGAGCGACTCTATCGCCTGGATTATACCGTTTAGGTCGTGCGCCGCTCTGCGAAGCCCCTCTCCCACACGTTCAACAGCCTGATGGTGCAGGGCGTTGACCCGGATGGTCGACTGGTTCAGCAGCTCGTAGAGGGCCGTTTCAGGCTCCAGTGTAACCGTTTTCAGGGGGAAAGGGGTGTGCGGGTGGGGGACCTCCAGCGTAAAGTCGTATATATGGGGGTAGAGCGTTCCCCCGAAAAAGTGGTTGATGAGCTGCATACCGCGGCATATCCCCATAACGGGAAGCCCCTCCTCTACGGCTCTTTGGAGCAGCCTGAGCTCCATCGCGTCCCTTTTCGGGTCCGTTTTGGTAACACTGCGGTGGCGCGAACCGCCGTAGGTTTTGGGGTCTATATCGACACCGCCCAGAATGAGAAGCGCATCCATCCGAATACTCTTGCGCCACGAAGCGGGATGGACGAAGTGGGGTTTGACCCCGAAAAGCTGAAGCAGAAACCTTGAAAAGAGCCATGCACTCCTGCTCCCGTGCTCCGACCCCGTAACTACCACTACCGGTTTTTCAGCCAAGAGTCCACCCTCTTCTTCCACTCATCTTTCATAAAGAAAGAGAACGGGGAGTCGAGAATATCGAGATACTCTCCGCAAAGAGCGCAGAGCGCCGCCTCATCCGCCGCCAGGCTCTCCACCAGCACCCAGCTGTTCCATGCCTCCCATGTGTGCCACTGAGGCTCGTCGACCCGGGAGTTGGGAAGCCTGTAGTGGTAAGTGGGACGTGCCGAAATCTTCTCTCCCTCCATCTTTCGCATCACCCTGTCCATATCTATATGTGCGAAGAGCGGAAGCAGGTCCAGGGCACGGTTTCTCGTAGGGTTGTACTCCAGGTAGTCGTCTATGAGCTGCGGCATCGTTGGATCGTACCCATCATCGAGCAGCAGCCGCATGTAGGCTTCGTCGAAGGGGTCGATGTAAGGGGTCAGTCTTCTCGTCATATCTGGCTTTATCATCTCCACAAGCTTCTCGTAGAGGATGAAGAATGCGCGAAGTATGTTCAATATGCCGTCTACCGATATTATGGCCGCCTCCGGGTTGATGTGGAAACCGAAGGCGTAGAGCGGGTCGGCACTGGTTCCCATCGCCCCATGCCTCCTGAACTCCTCCTTCACCTCCTCTATGACCTCCAGCCCATCGAGAGGCAGCGGCGGGGTGGAGAGTTCGTAGGGAACCACGGTCTCCGAGATCTCAGCGATAAAGCGCTCTATTCCCTCTATGACGTGCGGCTCGAGAGCTTGGTCCAGCCCGATAGTATGCAGCCATCTGGCAAGACCAGATTCGACAAGAAACTGGAAGTCGAGGATAAGGGTGAAGGTTCCGTAGGGGGTGTCGTGGATTTTGTAGTGGTAGGGGTTTACGACATCGAGGCGTCCGCCCACTCTCTTGAGCAGAACCGCGGCACTCTTTTTTAGAGTCATGCCGCTGTACTCCAGCTCGAATCCGACCGATCTGAGCTCCCCCGCCGCATTTTTAGGCTGCGGTGGAATCCGGAATTTTTCAGATTTCATACTACCGTTTATACACTTTTTGCTACAACTGTGGCTGAAGAGAAGGCCCACTGGAAGTTGTAGCCTCCAACCTCTCCGGTAACATCCACCACCTCTCCCGCGAAATAGAGCCCTTCGACCAGCCGGCTCTGCATCGTCCGGGGGTCCATCTCGTCGGTGGAGACTCCCCCTTTGGTGACTTCCGCTTTGGTGTAGCCGAAAGTTCCGGCAGGTGCGAAGGAGTATGACTTCAAAAGAGAGAGGCGCTGCTTTTGCTCTTCACTCATCGCGCCGTAGGGAGTATCGGGAAGATTCATCACTTCGAAGAAGGCCTTTACAAAACGCCTCGGAAGCGGTATCTGCGACATTGCGCTCTTTTTCTGGTTTTTAAAAAGTCTCTTGAGCCTATGTGAGGGAAGGAAGTCTACGGTTATGCTTCCCCTGTTCCAGTATAGCGAGGTGTTCAAAATTGCCGGTCCGCTTATGCCGCGGTGTGCGAAGAGCATATCTGCGGCAATTTCTCTTCTTCCGACACGCACAGAAACAGGCAGCGACAGACCGCTCAGCTCTTTCATCCAGAACTGTTCGGGCTGAAGCGTGAGGCCTACAAGTGCGGGACGGGGAGGAACTACGGTATGACCGAACGATTCGGCTATCTCGAAACCCGCGGCGCTCGCACCCAACGACGGGTAGCTGAGCCCTCCCGTGGAGACGAGTACTTTTTCGGAGTGAAACTCCCCGGCGGAACTTTTTACGCAGAAGCCGCCGGGCTCTCTTTTCACTTCGTAGACTTCAGCTCCGTAACGGATGGGAACTCCGCTTGTGGAAGTGATGAAAAGATCGATCAGCTCACGGCTGCTCTCTTTGCAGAAGTAGTGCCCCTCTTTTCTCAAAACCGGCTCCAGCCCCCTTTTTAGAAGAAAGCGCAGCAGCTCCTCATTGTCGAAAAATCTGAAAACCTCTTCAATGAAACCGGGGTCGCCCAGGTAGCGGGAGGGCGACAGCGAGGTGTTGGTTATGTTGCAGCGTCCGCCGCCGGAGATCTTTATCTTTGCGGCAGGACCGGGGTTGTGTTCGAGTATGAGCAGATCTCTGTTTCGCAAGAGGGAGGCGGCCATCAGGCCGGCTGCACCCGCTCCTAGAATAATCAGCTCGTGCCTGTGCACAATCTATCGGCGGCCGGAGCTTCTGTTTCGGCTTCCGCCGCTTCTGCGCCTTCGGCCGCCGCTCTTCTTCGGCTTCTCTTTTACGCCGCTTACGGCCATCATGCGCTCCACCTCTTCCTGGCTGAGCCCGATACCGCTCCCCTTCGGCTTCAAGACTCCGCTTTCGAGTATGATCGATATTAGCTTGTAGGCGATCTTCTGCTGTGCCATCTCCTCCGAAAGAGCTTCATAGATTTTGACGGCGGTATCGTCAATACCGGCGGCCCTGACGAGATCGGAGAATCTCTCGACTATATCTTCGTTGCCCTCTCCCGCTTCATCGACGAAACCGTACTCCATCTTGGTACCGACCTTCTGGCGGATTCGCTCGAGCTCCTTGAACTCCAGAGGGGTTACCAGGGTTATTGCGGTACCCTTCTTGCCGGCCCTTCCCGTACGGCCTATGCGGTGAACGTAGCTCTCCGGATCGAACGGAATGTGGTAGTTGAAGACGTGGCTTACATTCTCTATATTAAGGCCGCGCGCCGCTACGTCCGTAGCCACCAGGATATCTATATCTCTGCCGCGGAAACCCTTTATAACCTCCATGCGGTCACGCATCTCCATATCGCCGTGAAGGCCCCTGGCGTTTATCCCCTGTGCCTGCAGAAGTTCGGCGACACGGTCGACCTCCCGCTTCATACGGCAAAACACTATCGCCTTTTCCGGCTCCTCTTTATCCAGAAGGCGTACTATGGCGTCATCCCTGTCCTTCTCCTCAATCACATAGTAGAGCTGGCGAATATCTTTGTTTGTAGTCTCTTTTTTGGTAACGGAGACAAATTTGGGCTCGTAGAGAATGTGGCGTGCCAGGTCCTTTATGGGCTCAGGCATCGTAGCCGAAAAGAGCAGCGTCTGGCGCTGCTGCGGAAGGTAGCTGAATATCTCTTTTATATCGTCCAGAAAGCCCATATCGAGCATCTCGTCGGCTTCGTCGAGAACGACGATGGAGGGGTTGAAATCCTCCAGCTTCCCGGAACTGAGCATATCGAGAAGACGCCCGGGAGTTGCGACGACGACCTGCGCCCCGCGGCTGATGAGGTCGAGCTGCCGCCTGTAGCTCTGCCCGCCGTAGACGCTGACGGTACGTATACCGGCAAAGCGGCCGAGGCTGAAGAGTTCGTCACTGACCTGCGTGGCAAGCTCGCGCGTCGGGGTTATCACCAAAAGGTCGACACCGTTTCTCCACTCTATGTTGTTCAGGGCCGGAAGGCCGAACGCCGCGGTCTTTCCGGTACCGGTATGGGCCTGCCCCACTACGTCGTGCCCCTCCAGAATAAGGGGAATCACCTTCTCCTGAATGGGGCTCGGAACCTGAAATCCCATACGCTGAATGGCGCGCATGATCGGCTGCTTGAATCCGAAATCGGAAAAACTCATTTTTGACTCTTGTTCGCTCTGTTGAATGGTCTCTTGTTCCATGTAAATATCGACTCTTTATGTTGAAGTATAGCTTCGAACGACGCTCTATCCGCCGCTTCACGCCGGGAAACCGGAGTGTAGATAGTTTTACAGGGTCGGTCGAAGACTCTTTACCGACGGCACGCATATAATGCTCCCAAGCGCTGCGCCTGTCGGTGCCCATCCGGTAAATATACGGAAGTATATTCTCTGTAGACGGGAGGAACCGGCCTCTTCGGCCGGGTGTCAGGATGCCGAATTATAGCACAATGAAGGGGTGCTGGAGCATGAGACTTCAAACAAGATCGGATTTTTATGAAAAATTTAACCTTGATTTTACAATATCCGCCAAACGCTTGTGCCGTGGGTGCTTGCGGAGAAGATGAGGTGCAACCGTAGATTGTTACAAAACATCATCCTTTAAACAAAGGAGTGCCGATCTTCTCACTGGGGTCAATAACGCCGTAGCCGCCTGTCAGCACTTCGGGGTTGGTAATGCCGTATAGGCGGTATATAGTGGCCGCTATACTGTAAGGCTGGAACTGGAAAGAGTCGGCTGTCGGCCTGTTGTAGAGCCTCGCCTCTTTGAGCCAAACATGAAGCTCCGTCTCTCCGACGATTCCGAGACTGTTGAAAAACCTTCTCCCCCCGAACCAGTAGACGTTCTGGTTGTTGCCGTGGTCCCAGCCGTATGAAGAGTTCAGGTTGATGTTTCTTCCGAAATCCCCGAAGAGGACTATATTGATATTGTCCATCTGAAGGCTGTTCGCATGATCCATAGCGGCATCTATCGCGGCAAAGAGTTCACTCGCTCTGGACTTGTGGTTTACGATAGCGTCAGAGTGGTCGTCCCATCCGCTGTGTCCGCCGCTTATCGTCACCACTTTCGTATCGGGGTTGTTGGTCAGTATCCGCATAGCCGTCTCGAACTTTCTTCCGTCTGTCGTATTGGGATACTCTACCGGAAGCTCCACCGTTCTCACCTCTTCTATGAAGTCGCTTATCTCTTTTTTGAAGTTGAATACGTCGCTAAGGGCGTCGTAGTGGTTGTTCTTCTGCATCAGTGCGTTTAGTCTCGCATCGTAGTCGGCGGCGTTGAAAATTTCGTTTGAGGAGTAGTCTCCCAGATCTACCCTGCCGTACTCATCAATTTTGTAGTTGTAGGGGTTATCAAATGCCCTGTTGAACGATATGGGCTTCAGGTACCCGGGCAGAGCCTGCGGTGCGGCGTTATCCTGCAGAAGTTTGTAGAAGCCGGCGTCTATCGAGACGTTGGTGAGTTTGGCGTTTTCGGGTATGGCGCCGTTTCTGTAGAGAACATGCATTAGTGTGGCAACGATTCCGGACTCGTAGCCTTTGTCGTTGCCGTGGGCGTAGCGCTTCTGGTTTATGCCGTGGGCTACGCTGGCGTTTTTGCTATAACATGTTCTAAACAGATTCATATCTCTGTTTGTGAGCATCTTCTCGAGATACTCCCCTCCCGCCTCTCTCCAGAAACTGTTCTGTGTAGAGGAGTTGGCCGTATTGGAGTCTATATCGAACTCCCCCGTACCGTAAGGTATATACGAAAGATCCTCATCTCTTATCTGCTTTATATGCTGCGTATTCCCTACGACATCGCTCATTCCGCCGCTAAGAAACACTATGATCGTCTTCGCGTCGTTGCGGGCGAAGATGTCTGCATCGAAATTCACTTCATCCAGCGGGAGAGGAACCGTGCCGTCATCGGGAACCACATCCGCACTAAGTTTTGATGGGAGTATCGCAGCGGCCGCGGCGAGCCCCATTGCCCCTTTTATGAACTCTCTTCGTCTCACGACTCGCCTCCTATCTCTATCTTTCTGTATGTGTATATTTCGCTAAGCCTCGAGAAGTAGTCGAATGTCATCAATGTTACGGCAAAGCGGCTCCATGAGCTGCCGACAGCGGTAATTCCGGCATCGGCCGCTATGGAAACAAGCTCCTCACTCTCACTTTCGGACATCTTCCTTCCCACTATATCTTCGAACATCATATCCAGATACTCTTTTACGGTGGAGGCATCTTTGTAGCGGTTTATTATTTCTGTCGAATCCCAGCCGTTACCTCCCCTGTTGAGGAATATGGCGGTACGGATATACTGGTGGAGCCTTATTACACTGTCTGTATCGGAGACACCCTCATCGGGCCTTCCCAGTTTGTAGGTGAAGGCGTACTGGTTGCTTCCTCCCATACCGTCTGTGAACATATAGCGGAAAGATGTTCCGCCCGGCTCCATTCCCAGGGTCTGGTTGAGCCCCATGTATATCTCCTCTATCGGCTTGATCCTGTCCGATTCGAAGAGGTACTTTTTTGAAAAGAGTATCTGTGTGAATATCTGCGCGAATGTGGTCGGCTCACTCTTCTCTATTTCGTAAGCTATACTCTTCTTCTCTTCGGCCGACATTGTAGGGAAGAAGAGGGCTACCAGCCTGTCTATAACCGTCGGTATCAGATCGGGGTGGTTCGCTACCGCCCTGTAGAAATCATCTCCCGTGGTTATCTCGGTTCCGAAAAGCTCTACAGGCTCACTGTTTTTCTCATCGGGGTTGTTCTCATCGTTGTAGAACTTGTAGACATAGCCGTATATTCCGTCGCTGTTTTGCTCTCTGGCCACAACCCATCTCCAGCTCTTAAGAGCCTTTGCCGCCAGGGGAACATGCAGGTCGTTATAGTCGTAGAGCCAGATCTCGAGCATCTCCCGTCCGTTATCTTCGGGGCTTCTGAATCTTGCCCAGTTCTCTTTGGAGACCATATGGCGGTATACAAGATCTCTTATGGGAAGCCCTTTGTCAAGATCTCCTTTTATTCTTTCGTGGTTGCTTGCGATCAGCTCCGGAAACCTGTATACGCTTTCGACTTCGTATGCCGGTGAAAAGAGTATTGTCTGCCCCAGGGTGTATGCCATCCACTCGTTGAAATAGTCACGGCTAAGCTTCGTGTAGTAGAGTGTCGTGGCGATATGGCTGAATATTCTCCATCTCTTCTCGAAGAGTCTGTCACCCTGCCTGCCGTCGTAACCTATAACATAGTCGTCTACGAATATCTTGTCCAGATCTGGCTGGGATACGTTTCTATCGGAGAGCTTCGCAAGGAAATCCGAGATGAATGTTCCGCTTGTAATCTCTTTTTTCAGGGTGTTGATATCCCTGCCCTTGAAGAGGGTCGAGTAGAGTTTTCTGGCAACGTAGAGTCTATCCTCTTCACTCAAAGAGTTGAAGCTCTCATCGTCTATAGCCTCGAAAGAGAAAGATGCGGCTACGACGGGAGCGGAGTCTTCATCGGAAGAGAATGACACTTCATCGCCCGTAGCCGCATCTGTAGCCGCCCCTCCGCAGCCTGTCAAGAGGATGAGGGTAAATGTCGTTGCGACAAAAATCGAAATAATGTGCCTGAGCATGGGATGACCTCCTGCAACTGGTTTCCGGAGAGGATGCTACTGTAGTCGGTATCGATTTTTTTAGCTTCCAGTCTGCTTTTGTTTACTTGATGTTATACAAAGCTTGAGTAAAGAGCTGTACCGGCGCAAATACCCGTAACTGCGCATTCCAAAATTGTGAAAAACAGCTTATAAAGCTGTACCTTAAACCCTCTTTCGTTACATGTGCAAAAGCAAAAAGGCATTTATAGCAAATATGCGGGAGGAAAACTGTACTGCAGGTCCGATACTGAAAGAAATCACTCTTTCGCAAAGAGAAGCAACCTGGCGATCTTTGCAACCAAAGACCCATGGCTTTCCGTCCCTGCTTCACAACAGGTTTGGCCATAAACTGTCTATATCTTATCATTGATACTATTAAATCAATATTAACTGATACTATGCAATTTGAGACTCTTTTCAGTATGAAGCTGCTCATCATTCACTGCTATGCTTTTATGGATGGGAGATATTATCATCAACGGTCCACATCTGCGAGAACGAATGCGCAAATCACCGTAACATCATTGTTCTGCAGCACCGCATGGGCCTCCTGCAGAGTAAGTCCCGTGGTGACGATATCGTCCACGAGAACCGCTTCTATCCCTTTAGGGCCGTTATATCTGAACTCTCTGGAGTTTTGAAGTCTGAATGAGAGCGGCTGCCCGGAGTATGATAGACGGTTTCTGGCCCTCAGCCCTCCCCAGAGGGGTCTGTAGCCCTTCCGCTTCAGAGATTTCGCCAAAACGGCGGTGTGGCTATAACCGCCGGAGGAGTCGTCATCTACGGGAATCACGAAACTGTTACCTTCGGCTTTCTCTATAATGGCGAAAGTATCTTCGGCCAGGATTTTATAGACAAGCCAGCCTTGCGGATGATGCTTGGTCAGCAAAAAGGGCTCCAGTTCGTCGTAGGAGTAGAAGCTTATAACATCGAGCCCGCTGCCGAGGCGGCGCACTTTCGGTTTTGGAGCCAGACAGAGGTTCCTGCACTCCCTGCAGATCGGCAAGAGCGCAAACCTCCTGCAGCTGTGGCAGCGCAACTACTCTCCTTTAACTAGGATTATCAATCGACCTTCTCAACCGCTGAAGATCAATCTATCTTCAGCACGGCAAGGAAAGCATCCTGCGGCAGCTGGACCTTGCCAATCGCCTTCATCCGCTTCTTCCCCTCTTTCTGCTTCTCGAGGAGCTTTCGCTTTCTGGTTATGTCTCCCCCGTAACACTTGGCGGTAACATTTTTTCCCATCGACTTCACCGTCTCTCTCGCAATGATCTTGTTGCCGACGGATGCCTGCACCGCGACTTCGAAAAGCTGCCGGGGAATCAGCTCTTTCATCGTCTTTACAAGCTCCCTGCCACGCTGCTGCGCCTTATCGCGAGGAACTATGATACTCAGCGCGTCAACCACCTCTCCGGCCACACGTACATCGAGCTTCACGAGATCCCCCTCGCGGTACCCTATCGGCTCATAGTCGAAACTGGCGTATCCTTTGGTGGCACTTTTCAGTTTGTCGTAGAAGTCTACGACAATCTCATTCATCGGCACGGCGTAGACAAGCATCACCCTCTCTTCGTTGAGATACTCCATCTTCTCCTGCACGCCGCGTCTGTCGGCCATCATCGTAATGATATTCCCCAGGAACTCCTTGGGGGTAATGATCGTGGCGCGCACATAGGGTTCATATATCTTCTCTATCTTCCCGGTATCGGGCATCTCGCTCGGGTTCTGCACATCGACGACACTGCCGTCGGTAAGCTCCACCCTGTATACGACCGTCGGGGCGGTAGCTATAAGGTCTAGGCCGAACTCTCTTTCGAGCCTCTCTTTTACGACCTCCATATGGAGCATCCCCAGGAACCCTACCCTGAATCCGAAACCGAGAGCCACAGAGGTCTCCGGCTCATAGCTTATGGAGGCGTCATTGAGCTTCAGTTTGTCCAGAGCGTCCCTGAGCTCCTCGAACTTGTCGGTATCTATCGGGTAGAGTCCCGCGAATACGAAAGGCTTGACCTCTTTGAAGCCGGCTACAGGCTCTTTTGTCGGGTTTTTGGCATCGGTTATCGTATCACCCACGGCAACGTCACTGACATTCTTCAGTCCCAGCACGACGATTCCGACTTCTCCGGTTTTGATCTCGTCGGTCTTTGTCGGCTTTATGGGGTGGGGATATGTCAGGTCCAGCACCTGGTGCTTCTTCCCGGTACCCATGATGAGCACCTCCTGGCCCTTTTTGATACTTCCGTCGAAGACTCTCACAAGAGCGAGAGCACCGAGGTAGTTGTCGAACCAGCTGTCGTAGATGATCGCCTTCGTCGGAGCCTCTTCATCTCCGTGCGGCGGAGGTACCCGCTCGACTATCGCGTCGAGCAGTTCTCGTATCCCCTCCCCCGTCTTGGCGCTCACGAAGATCGCTCCGCTGCAGTCCAGGCCTATGGTCTGCTCTATCTCCTCTACGACTCTGTCCGGATCTGCAGCCGGAAGGTCTATCTTGTTGATGACGGGGATGATTTCGAGGTCGTTTTCAAGCGCTATGTATACATTGGCGATTGTCTGCGCTTCGACCCCCTGCGAAGCGTCGACAACCAGCAAAGCCCCTTCCGAAGAGGCAAGCGACTTGCTCACCTCATAGCTGAAGTCGACATGGCCGGGGGTGTCGATCAGGTTTAGAATATAGGGCTGTTTATCTTTTACATAGGTCAGGCGCACACTCTGGGCTTTGATGGTAATGCCCCTCTCCTGCTCTATATCCATGGTATCCATCATCTGGGTTCCCAGCTCCCGCTCGGTTACCGCACCACACTCCTGAATTATGCGGTCGGCCAGAGTACTCTTGCCGTGGTCGATATGTGCGATGATGGAGAAGTTGCGAATATTTTTCTGCACTTGGAACCTTTTTAAATCATTAATGCTGCACAAAACCTGCACACCGGGCAGGGTCTGCCCGGAACCGGTTATGAAAAGAGCGAGTTGACACTCTCGTTGTGGTATACGCGCCTGATCACTTCCGCAAAAATCGGAGCCGCAGGCAGTACAGTTATCTTTTCACAGGACTCCCTGAGCGGAAGAGTGTCGGAAACGACAAGCTCGTCGAGCTCCCCTTCGCGCAGACGCTCATATGCCGGTCCACTGAGAACCGGATGGGTACAGCAGGCGATAACACTCTTTGCGCCGTGCTCTTTAAGAGCCGCCGCACCCTTCACTATCGTGCCGGCCGTATCTATCATATCGTCTACAAGAACTACATTCTTGCCGGAAACATCACCGATTATGTTCATAACTTCTGACTCGTTCGCCTTCTCACGCCTCTTGTCGACTATAGCCATATCCACACCGAGGCGCTTGGCGAAATATCTGGCTCGAGCAACTCCGCCTATGTCTGGACTGGCGACAACCAGATCCTCCAGGTTTTTCGATTTTATATGGTTGATGAAGAGAATCGCACCGTAGAGATTGTCCACCGGGATATCGAAA
It encodes the following:
- a CDS encoding zinc-regulated TonB-dependent outer membrane receptor; this encodes MKKTFIISMIAAAALYAGGSDMEQLKLQMKNQLQLIEALKQRVEELENRDKKRQSNELKAKMARADTYSASFNQGAFLPDIALVLNSSAVSRNVDNSSYENFAIPGFIPAGDGDLPFNKNRGFNLNYAELSLRSAVDPYFDASAYFHLRPNEFEIGEAYVTTRSLPYSLRIKAGKFKSDFGRINAKHHHSWHFDTQPLVYKAMLGPDGISDPGIQLQWVAPTDTYIMAGIEALQGSNIRSFGDIEKNNLYVGYLKSSTDVGDTTLLGGVSIAHGKNTTGNETDLYGADFTTRTYLNAYSALTWQSELLYRTYDNGTATEDQAGLYSELIYQIDKNYSCGFRYGILFKNSGSLPDDLDRYSVMAEYKPFPMSRLRLQYNRDRSKVIDGERRDIDEIIFSLNVAIGAHGAHAF
- a CDS encoding glutamine amidotransferase, class I; protein product: MAEKPVVVVTGSEHGSRSAWLFSRFLLQLFGVKPHFVHPASWRKSIRMDALLILGGVDIDPKTYGGSRHRSVTKTDPKRDAMELRLLQRAVEEGLPVMGICRGMQLINHFFGGTLYPHIYDFTLEVPHPHTPFPLKTVTLEPETALYELLNQSTIRVNALHHQAVERVGEGLRRAAHDLNGIIQAIESLEEPRITGLQWHPEFMPYQWHSRRIFHSFAREVKLAREVRRV
- a CDS encoding NAD(FAD)-utilizing dehydrogenases; protein product: MAASLLRNRDLLILEHNPGPAAKIKISGGGRCNITNTSLSPSRYLGDPGFIEEVFRFFDNEELLRFLLKRGLEPVLRKEGHYFCKESSRELIDLFITSTSGVPIRYGAEVYEVKREPGGFCVKSSAGEFHSEKVLVSTGGLSYPSLGASAAGFEIAESFGHTVVPPRPALVGLTLQPEQFWMKELSGLSLPVSVRVGRREIAADMLFAHRGISGPAILNTSLYWNRGSITVDFLPSHRLKRLFKNQKKSAMSQIPLPRRFVKAFFEVMNLPDTPYGAMSEEQKQRLSLLKSYSFAPAGTFGYTKAEVTKGGVSTDEMDPRTMQSRLVEGLYFAGEVVDVTGEVGGYNFQWAFSSATVVAKSV
- a CDS encoding DEAD-box ATP-dependent RNA helicase CshA; translation: MSFSDFGFKQPIMRAIQRMGFQVPSPIQEKVIPLILEGHDVVGQAHTGTGKTAAFGLPALNNIEWRNGVDLLVITPTRELATQVSDELFSLGRFAGIRTVSVYGGQSYRRQLDLISRGAQVVVATPGRLLDMLSSGKLEDFNPSIVVLDEADEMLDMGFLDDIKEIFSYLPQQRQTLLFSATMPEPIKDLARHILYEPKFVSVTKKETTNKDIRQLYYVIEEKDRDDAIVRLLDKEEPEKAIVFCRMKREVDRVAELLQAQGINARGLHGDMEMRDRMEVIKGFRGRDIDILVATDVAARGLNIENVSHVFNYHIPFDPESYVHRIGRTGRAGKKGTAITLVTPLEFKELERIRQKVGTKMEYGFVDEAGEGNEDIVERFSDLVRAAGIDDTAVKIYEALSEEMAQQKIAYKLISIILESGVLKPKGSGIGLSQEEVERMMAVSGVKEKPKKSGGRRRRSGGSRNRSSGRR
- a CDS encoding possible purine/pyrimidine phosphoribosyltransferase, translating into MPICRECRNLCLAPKPKVRRLGSGLDVISFYSYDELEPFLLTKHHPQGWLVYKILAEDTFAIIEKAEGNSFVIPVDDDSSGGYSHTAVLAKSLKRKGYRPLWGGLRARNRLSYSGQPLSFRLQNSREFRYNGPKGIEAVLVDDIVTTGLTLQEAHAVLQNNDVTVICAFVLADVDR
- a CDS encoding translation elongation factor LepA; protein product: MQKNIRNFSIIAHIDHGKSTLADRIIQECGAVTERELGTQMMDTMDIEQERGITIKAQSVRLTYVKDKQPYILNLIDTPGHVDFSYEVSKSLASSEGALLVVDASQGVEAQTIANVYIALENDLEIIPVINKIDLPAADPDRVVEEIEQTIGLDCSGAIFVSAKTGEGIRELLDAIVERVPPPHGDEEAPTKAIIYDSWFDNYLGALALVRVFDGSIKKGQEVLIMGTGKKHQVLDLTYPHPIKPTKTDEIKTGEVGIVVLGLKNVSDVAVGDTITDAKNPTKEPVAGFKEVKPFVFAGLYPIDTDKFEELRDALDKLKLNDASISYEPETSVALGFGFRVGFLGMLHMEVVKERLEREFGLDLIATAPTVVYRVELTDGSVVDVQNPSEMPDTGKIEKIYEPYVRATIITPKEFLGNIITMMADRRGVQEKMEYLNEERVMLVYAVPMNEIVVDFYDKLKSATKGYASFDYEPIGYREGDLVKLDVRVAGEVVDALSIIVPRDKAQQRGRELVKTMKELIPRQLFEVAVQASVGNKIIARETVKSMGKNVTAKCYGGDITRKRKLLEKQKEGKKRMKAIGKVQLPQDAFLAVLKID
- a CDS encoding ribose-phosphate pyrophosphokinase gives rise to the protein MRGYKIFAGTASESFAAEVSKYLDAPLGGANISRFSDGEIGCQISESVRGRDVFIVQSTGAPSNDNLMELLIMTDALRRSSARSITAVVPYFGYARQDRKAAPRVPITAKLVANLIQTAGIDRVVTMDLHAGQIQGFFDIPVDNLYGAILFINHIKSKNLEDLVVASPDIGGVARARYFAKRLGVDMAIVDKRREKANESEVMNIIGDVSGKNVVLVDDMIDTAGTIVKGAAALKEHGAKSVIACCTHPVLSGPAYERLREGELDELVVSDTLPLRESCEKITVLPAAPIFAEVIRRVYHNESVNSLFS